The following coding sequences are from one Paenibacillus tundrae window:
- a CDS encoding response regulator transcription factor: protein MSEPITVVLLDDHPLVMEGLNNRLNREPGIQVLKTFNDPMLFLSEIEKLEPDVVVMDIRMPQLDGFEVTKRLKEQYGLSVKIILLSGYNYHEFQLKAYDLGVHSYLSKQATYGQIINAIHQSMLGHVLVPEKMLSANLEESLTPTEREVLNHIAMEMTNKEIAQDLNISPRTVEYHITSITQKFGVKSRIGAVVKGYQAGILGDIILPPKN from the coding sequence ATGAGTGAACCTATAACTGTCGTATTACTTGATGATCACCCTCTTGTCATGGAAGGTCTCAATAATCGCCTAAATCGAGAACCCGGCATACAGGTGCTAAAAACATTTAATGATCCTATGCTTTTCTTATCTGAAATAGAGAAGTTGGAACCAGACGTGGTTGTGATGGACATTCGCATGCCTCAGCTTGACGGATTTGAAGTAACAAAAAGGTTGAAGGAGCAGTACGGCTTATCCGTCAAAATCATACTACTCTCAGGTTACAACTACCACGAATTTCAATTAAAGGCTTATGATCTTGGCGTTCATTCCTATCTATCAAAGCAAGCAACATACGGACAAATTATAAACGCCATCCACCAGAGCATGTTGGGTCATGTGCTTGTACCTGAGAAAATGCTTTCTGCTAATTTGGAAGAATCCCTCACACCAACAGAGCGTGAAGTTCTTAATCACATTGCAATGGAGATGACTAACAAGGAAATTGCACAAGATTTGAATATCAGCCCGCGTACAGTGGAGTATCATATCACTTCCATTACGCAGAAGTTTGGAGTCAAATCAAGAATAGGAGCGGTAGTGAAAGGCTATCAGGCCGGAATTCTCGGAGATATCATACTCCCACCCAAAAATTAA
- a CDS encoding carbohydrate ABC transporter permease, whose amino-acid sequence MSENTANRIFNTVNVILIIIAMVLCLAPFIHIIAISLSSNRAIGSGEVSFFPKELSFEAYAKVFADTSMIRSLLYTVWLTVLTTVLSMVMTIAAAYPLAKSSLKGRKWFMLAIVVTMFFSGGIIPEYILIKNLHLLDSTWGLVLPGLISPFYMIILIAFFKGIPESLEEAAQIDGSTHFGTLLRIILPLSLPVMATLSLFYAVGRWNGFQDALMYITKPDLFPLQLKMYQMIQQNQITELMQNEGIGSVKVLPESLKAASVIFSTLPILLVYPWLQRYFISGVMVGAVKG is encoded by the coding sequence ATGTCTGAGAACACAGCCAATCGGATTTTTAACACGGTGAACGTTATTCTTATTATCATTGCGATGGTACTGTGTCTTGCGCCATTCATTCACATTATTGCGATCTCACTTAGTTCGAACCGGGCGATCGGTTCAGGGGAAGTTTCATTTTTTCCAAAAGAGTTATCATTCGAAGCTTACGCCAAAGTGTTTGCCGATACGTCGATGATTCGTTCACTCTTATACACGGTATGGTTAACGGTATTAACCACAGTGCTCAGTATGGTTATGACGATTGCAGCAGCATACCCGCTTGCTAAGAGCAGTCTTAAAGGACGGAAATGGTTCATGCTTGCCATCGTCGTTACGATGTTTTTTAGTGGCGGGATTATTCCAGAGTACATTCTGATCAAAAACCTTCACTTATTGGATAGCACTTGGGGACTTGTTCTCCCGGGTCTGATTAGTCCATTTTATATGATCATCTTGATTGCGTTCTTCAAAGGCATCCCGGAAAGTCTGGAGGAGGCAGCCCAGATCGATGGAAGTACACATTTTGGCACATTATTACGAATCATTTTACCTCTGTCCTTGCCGGTCATGGCAACGTTAAGTCTATTCTATGCTGTGGGACGCTGGAACGGTTTCCAAGATGCGCTGATGTATATTACCAAACCTGATCTATTTCCATTGCAATTAAAAATGTATCAGATGATCCAGCAAAACCAAATCACTGAATTGATGCAGAACGAAGGTATAGGTTCCGTTAAAGTTCTTCCAGAAAGTCTGAAAGCAGCCAGCGTCATCTTCTCTACATTACCGATTTTGCTCGTGTACCCTTGGTTGCAACGGTATTTTATTAGTGGAGTTATGGTAGGTGCTGTAAAAGGCTAA
- a CDS encoding sugar phosphate isomerase/epimerase family protein produces MYIDKQEYSFSTCWNIKRHTTGSSMIQEIKSLGFRRVELNYNVTADMLQTIEPMIERGEIGISSVHNTFPHVADPDYGTDSVLLGFDDEARRQRAIELLLRSAEYAHRYGAQAVVVHPGEVPFEYNVDEELKKIYHEQGKDSPAYQALWQDMLEKREAGSAHYLKRIQESLEEVCEISEQRGYGVNFGIETRSRCYQMPTLHEAAILIDNLKGAPLGLWYDIGHGMMMDRMGLYDNVREANALVKHVVGVHIHETVGLSDHWCPYVHSNDLSFFDSFLDIIEQSPVKVYELKSACTPEEIDASHELITNRITQRQAARFSE; encoded by the coding sequence ATGTATATCGACAAACAGGAATATTCCTTCTCGACGTGCTGGAATATTAAACGTCATACGACTGGATCAAGCATGATTCAGGAGATCAAGTCGTTAGGATTTAGACGAGTGGAATTAAACTATAATGTTACGGCTGATATGCTGCAGACGATTGAACCTATGATTGAGCGGGGCGAGATTGGTATCTCCAGTGTACACAATACGTTTCCTCATGTGGCTGATCCGGATTATGGCACAGATTCTGTACTGCTTGGTTTCGATGATGAAGCTCGCCGGCAGCGAGCTATCGAATTATTGCTCCGTTCAGCTGAGTATGCACACCGTTATGGCGCACAGGCTGTCGTAGTACATCCAGGGGAAGTTCCATTTGAATATAATGTGGATGAAGAACTCAAAAAAATCTATCATGAACAGGGGAAAGACTCTCCTGCATATCAAGCTTTGTGGCAGGACATGCTGGAAAAGCGGGAAGCGGGTAGTGCGCACTATTTGAAACGAATTCAAGAGAGTCTTGAAGAGGTATGTGAAATTTCTGAGCAGCGTGGATATGGAGTGAATTTTGGAATTGAGACCCGATCACGCTGTTATCAGATGCCTACTTTACATGAAGCAGCAATCTTGATCGATAATCTGAAAGGTGCCCCCCTTGGACTTTGGTACGATATTGGTCATGGTATGATGATGGATCGCATGGGACTGTACGATAATGTACGTGAAGCTAATGCGTTGGTCAAGCATGTAGTTGGCGTACATATCCATGAGACGGTTGGTTTGTCGGATCACTGGTGTCCATATGTACATAGTAACGATCTGTCATTCTTTGATTCATTTCTGGATATCATTGAACAGTCCCCGGTAAAAGTATATGAGCTCAAATCCGCTTGCACACCGGAAGAGATTGACGCAAGTCATGAGTTAATCACGAATCGTATTACACAGCGCCAAGCAGCGCGATTCTCTGAATAA